From one Streptomyces sp. N50 genomic stretch:
- a CDS encoding HAMP domain-containing sensor histidine kinase, producing the protein MSGRRRPRAQKKRAGKPRTLRTRLVVASVTLIAVVCAVIGTVTTLALRSHLYEQLDSRLGEVSARASGGFGQPPGADKDGSAPPGQKDKTVVQQKGEAVNLSQFVSRGPQPEGTLAASVQNGTITDGKVGEKKKDSSTGVTNMSPVTLSGAQKTALNEVSQDGKAHTAELPGLGDYRVKYVTGPNGNYYVAIPTSDTQSTINTLILVEVSVTAAGLVAAGIAGYVLVGVATRPLRRVASTATRVSELPLHTGEVTLNERVPESETDPHTEVGQVGAALNRMLDHVHGALHARQQSEMRVRQFVADASHELRTPLASIRGYAELTRRGREQTGPDTKHALGRIESEAGRMTLLVEDLLLLARLDAGRPLQFDQTDLIPLVVDTISDSRAAGMDHNWRLDLPDEPALVSADAARIQQVLINLLGNARKHTPPGTTITARVQRRGPWMCVDVEDNGQGIPPDLLPHVFERFARGDSARSRSTGSTGLGLAIVQAVATAHGGAVTVDSVPGRTVFTVHLPALAPAVPTPAPETNWQSHSQAQHSATTWVQQGA; encoded by the coding sequence ATGAGCGGGCGACGACGGCCGCGTGCGCAGAAGAAACGAGCGGGTAAGCCGCGCACCCTGCGGACCCGGCTCGTCGTCGCGTCCGTGACGCTGATCGCGGTGGTGTGCGCGGTGATCGGGACCGTGACGACACTGGCGCTGCGCTCCCATCTGTACGAGCAGTTGGACAGCAGGCTCGGCGAGGTGTCGGCCCGTGCCTCGGGCGGCTTCGGACAGCCGCCCGGTGCGGACAAGGACGGCTCGGCCCCGCCCGGCCAGAAGGACAAGACGGTCGTGCAGCAGAAGGGGGAGGCGGTCAACCTCTCCCAGTTCGTCTCCCGGGGACCGCAACCGGAGGGCACGCTGGCCGCGAGCGTCCAGAACGGGACCATCACCGACGGCAAGGTCGGTGAGAAGAAGAAGGACAGCAGCACCGGGGTCACCAACATGAGCCCCGTGACCCTCTCCGGCGCCCAGAAGACAGCGCTCAACGAGGTCTCCCAGGACGGCAAGGCGCACACCGCGGAGCTCCCCGGGCTGGGTGACTACCGCGTCAAGTACGTCACCGGCCCCAACGGCAACTACTACGTCGCCATCCCCACCTCGGACACCCAGAGCACCATCAACACCCTGATCCTCGTCGAGGTGAGCGTCACCGCCGCCGGCCTCGTGGCCGCCGGCATCGCCGGCTACGTCCTCGTCGGCGTGGCCACCCGCCCCCTGCGCCGCGTGGCCTCCACCGCCACCCGCGTCTCCGAACTCCCCCTCCACACCGGCGAAGTCACCCTCAACGAACGCGTCCCCGAGTCCGAGACCGACCCGCACACCGAGGTCGGCCAGGTCGGAGCCGCGCTCAACCGGATGCTGGACCACGTCCACGGCGCCCTGCACGCCAGACAGCAGAGCGAGATGCGGGTACGGCAGTTCGTGGCCGACGCGAGTCATGAGCTGCGGACGCCACTCGCCTCCATCCGCGGGTACGCCGAACTCACCCGGCGCGGGCGCGAACAGACCGGCCCCGACACCAAGCACGCCCTCGGCCGGATCGAGTCCGAGGCGGGCCGTATGACCCTCCTCGTGGAGGATCTGCTGCTCCTCGCCCGGCTCGACGCGGGCAGACCGCTGCAGTTCGACCAGACCGACCTCATCCCGCTCGTCGTGGACACCATCAGCGACTCGCGCGCGGCCGGCATGGACCACAACTGGCGGCTCGACCTGCCCGACGAACCGGCCCTCGTGTCGGCGGACGCGGCCCGTATCCAGCAGGTGCTCATCAACCTGCTGGGCAACGCCCGCAAGCACACACCACCCGGTACGACGATCACGGCACGGGTGCAGAGACGCGGCCCGTGGATGTGCGTGGACGTGGAGGACAACGGCCAGGGCATCCCGCCCGATTTGCTGCCGCATGTCTTCGAGCGGTTCGCGCGCGGCGACTCGGCGCGCTCCCGCTCCACGGGATCGACCGGACTGGGTCTCGCCATCGTGCAGGCGGTCGCGACCGCACACGGCGGCGCGGTCACCGTGGACAGCGTTCCCGGACGCACGGTGTTCACCGTGCATCTGCCCGCGCTCGCACCGGCCGTGCCCACGCCCGCCCCCGAAACGAATTGGCAATCGCACTCACAGGCACAGCACAGTGCCACCACATGGGTGCAACAGGGCGCTTGA
- a CDS encoding response regulator transcription factor translates to MTTTSPQGRTELLRPDGSPVRVLVVDDELSITELLSMALRYEGWQIRSAGDGTGAIQTAREFRPDAVVLDMMLPDMDGLTVLGRMRRELPDVPVLFLTAKDAVEDRIAGLTAGGDDYVTKPFSLEEVVARLRGLIRRSGAADRRSDSVLVVGDLTLDEDSHEVSRAGEGIHLTATEFELLRFLMRNPRRVLSKAQILDRVWSYDFGGQANVVELYISYLRRKIDAGREPMIHTRRGAGYLIKPAAS, encoded by the coding sequence ATGACCACGACCTCGCCCCAGGGGCGCACCGAACTGCTGAGGCCGGACGGGAGCCCCGTCCGAGTGCTTGTGGTGGACGACGAGCTGTCGATCACCGAGCTGCTGTCCATGGCCCTCCGATACGAGGGCTGGCAGATCCGCAGCGCGGGTGACGGGACCGGCGCGATCCAGACCGCGCGCGAGTTCCGGCCCGACGCAGTCGTCCTCGACATGATGCTGCCGGACATGGACGGCCTGACCGTCCTCGGGCGGATGCGCAGAGAGCTGCCGGACGTCCCGGTGCTGTTCCTGACGGCGAAGGACGCCGTCGAGGACCGTATCGCCGGGCTCACCGCCGGCGGCGACGACTACGTCACCAAGCCCTTCAGCCTCGAAGAGGTCGTCGCCCGGCTGCGCGGACTGATCCGCCGCTCCGGTGCCGCCGACCGCCGCTCGGACTCCGTGCTCGTCGTGGGTGACCTCACCCTCGACGAGGACAGCCACGAGGTGTCGCGGGCCGGCGAGGGCATCCACCTCACCGCGACCGAGTTCGAACTGTTGCGGTTCCTCATGCGTAATCCCCGGCGTGTACTCAGCAAAGCGCAGATCCTCGACCGTGTGTGGTCGTACGACTTCGGTGGGCAGGCCAATGTGGTCGAGCTCTACATCTCGTACCTCCGGCGCAAGATCGACGCCGGTCGTGAGCCGATGATCCACACCCGGCGCGGTGCCGGTTACCTGATCAAGCCCGCGGCGTCATGA
- a CDS encoding amidohydrolase family protein codes for MSRGRFDREDQDVDAEAVEAAEAAEAAEVQAFWRRLGLPGLIDVHTHFMPERVLRKVWGYFDALGPATGGALEWPITYRREEAERVALIREFGVRAFTAMLYPHKPGMAEWLNGWAVDFAARTPDCLHTSTLFPEPGVEGYVRQALDAGARVFKAHVQVGAYDPADELLDPAWGLLAEAGTPVVIHCGSGPAPGKHTGHEPIGRVLARHPRLRLVIAHMGMPEYEDFLDLAERYGEVRLDTTMSFTDFSERLAPFPPQALPRLAALGDRVLLGSDFPNIPYPYLHQLRALERLDLGDDWLRAVCHDNGARLFAR; via the coding sequence ATGAGCAGGGGCCGGTTCGATAGGGAGGATCAAGACGTGGATGCCGAAGCGGTTGAAGCAGCCGAAGCAGCCGAAGCAGCCGAAGTCCAGGCCTTCTGGCGGCGGCTGGGCCTCCCCGGGCTGATCGACGTGCACACGCACTTCATGCCCGAGCGGGTGCTCCGCAAGGTCTGGGGTTACTTCGACGCCCTTGGGCCCGCGACCGGCGGAGCCCTGGAGTGGCCGATCACCTACCGGAGGGAGGAGGCGGAACGGGTCGCGCTGATAAGGGAGTTCGGAGTACGCGCTTTCACCGCCATGCTCTATCCGCACAAACCCGGGATGGCCGAGTGGCTGAACGGCTGGGCCGTCGACTTCGCCGCCCGCACCCCCGACTGTCTGCACACCTCGACTCTCTTCCCGGAGCCGGGAGTCGAGGGCTATGTGCGGCAGGCCCTCGACGCCGGGGCCCGCGTGTTCAAGGCGCACGTACAGGTCGGGGCGTACGACCCGGCCGACGAACTCCTCGATCCCGCTTGGGGGTTGCTCGCCGAGGCGGGGACGCCCGTCGTGATCCACTGCGGGTCGGGGCCCGCGCCCGGCAAGCACACCGGGCACGAGCCGATCGGGCGGGTGCTGGCCCGGCACCCCCGGCTGCGGCTGGTGATCGCGCACATGGGGATGCCGGAGTACGAGGACTTCCTGGACCTGGCCGAGCGGTACGGGGAGGTGCGGCTGGACACGACGATGTCGTTCACGGACTTCAGCGAACGCCTCGCGCCCTTCCCGCCGCAGGCGCTCCCCCGCCTCGCCGCCCTCGGCGACCGCGTGCTGCTGGGCAGCGACTTCCCGAACATCCCCTATCCCTACCTGCACCAGCTGCGCGCCCTGGAGCGCCTGGACCTCGGCGACGACTGGCTGCGCGCGGTCTGCCACGACAACGGGGCGCGGCTGTTCGCACGGTGA
- a CDS encoding DUF2797 domain-containing protein produces MARTWKCSGLRWAADGPELKWDGGRGSPLPRGKRVAFEVAEGGGRTCVGARGHACPVRAAVPERSTGARCEECARLDRAHSVAADTIADDPRPYHVYLAWFGPGLLKVGITAEERGSARLLEQGAVCFSWLGLGPLMAARRSEELLRAALRVPDRIPYAEKRAVRSALPTSAADRAAEIADLHARALALREWPESLHREPYRPVDHVDAFGLTGLPAPVGEVSGLVAGGLVSGEVVAAAGPDIHLATQRGVVVLDTRLMTGWELIPAGSSGGDRGGFTVPVREFRREAPGVQEGLF; encoded by the coding sequence ATGGCACGGACATGGAAGTGCTCGGGGCTGCGGTGGGCGGCGGACGGTCCCGAGCTGAAGTGGGACGGCGGGCGCGGGAGCCCGTTGCCCCGGGGGAAGCGGGTGGCCTTCGAGGTCGCGGAAGGGGGCGGGCGGACATGTGTGGGGGCGCGGGGGCACGCCTGTCCGGTGCGGGCGGCGGTGCCGGAGCGGAGTACGGGGGCGCGGTGCGAGGAGTGCGCGCGGCTGGACCGGGCGCACTCGGTGGCCGCCGACACCATCGCGGACGACCCGCGGCCGTACCACGTATACCTGGCCTGGTTCGGCCCCGGCCTGCTCAAGGTCGGCATCACCGCCGAAGAGCGGGGCTCGGCGCGGCTGCTTGAACAGGGCGCGGTCTGCTTCAGCTGGCTGGGCCTCGGCCCGCTGATGGCGGCGCGGCGTTCAGAGGAGCTGCTCCGCGCCGCCCTTCGGGTCCCGGACCGGATCCCCTACGCCGAGAAGCGCGCCGTCCGTTCCGCGTTGCCGACGTCGGCCGCGGACCGGGCCGCCGAGATCGCCGACCTGCACGCCCGCGCCCTCGCGCTGCGCGAATGGCCGGAGTCGCTCCACCGCGAGCCGTACCGCCCCGTGGACCACGTCGACGCCTTCGGCCTCACGGGACTTCCGGCCCCCGTCGGCGAGGTGAGCGGGCTGGTCGCGGGCGGGTTGGTCAGCGGGGAGGTCGTCGCGGCGGCGGGGCCGGACATCCACCTTGCGACCCAGCGGGGCGTGGTCGTTCTGGACACCCGGCTGATGACGGGGTGGGAGCTGATCCCCGCGGGTTCCTCCGGAGGTGACAGGGGTGGATTCACCGTGCCGGTACGGGAGTTCAGGCGGGAGGCGCCGGGGGTGCAGGAGGGGTTGTTCTGA
- a CDS encoding HGxxPAAW family protein, translating to MSAHQYDEGHTVAGWTGFGIATVGSTVAGVGVCTVSALLIGAGLGIVAVSVLVTWALHLTGWGKPPGRRDREQWGMRVRDPSARAGHAGCVGCRLAGRGQGRGRVVEEYAVVPRESAPAGETAG from the coding sequence ATGAGCGCACATCAGTATGACGAGGGGCATACGGTCGCGGGCTGGACCGGATTCGGTATCGCGACCGTCGGGTCGACCGTCGCGGGGGTGGGGGTGTGCACGGTGTCGGCCCTGCTGATCGGTGCCGGCCTGGGGATCGTCGCGGTGAGCGTGCTGGTCACCTGGGCGCTCCATCTCACCGGGTGGGGCAAGCCGCCCGGGCGGCGGGACCGGGAGCAGTGGGGGATGCGGGTGCGGGACCCGTCGGCGCGGGCGGGGCATGCGGGGTGTGTCGGGTGCCGGTTGGCCGGGCGGGGGCAGGGGCGGGGGCGGGTGGTCGAGGAGTACGCCGTCGTGCCGCGCGAGTCCGCTCCGGCCGGTGAAACCGCGGGCTGA
- a CDS encoding MarR family winged helix-turn-helix transcriptional regulator, protein MQAKPRPTATPAQALDAMDSLIATAQLGQQEMAERLGLNVTDLLCFACVLKAGENLLTAGDLAEHAHVTTGAATGILNRLERAGFITRVPDPTDRRRVRVASVPDAVTRVVALYGPYYDRLNAQFADYSPAEIAVLNDWFTRTATLAQDYIEELRARDGG, encoded by the coding sequence ATGCAAGCCAAGCCTCGCCCCACCGCCACCCCGGCCCAGGCGCTGGACGCGATGGACTCCCTCATCGCAACCGCCCAGCTCGGCCAGCAGGAAATGGCCGAGCGGCTGGGCCTGAACGTCACCGATCTGCTCTGCTTCGCCTGCGTCCTGAAGGCCGGCGAGAACCTCCTCACGGCGGGCGACCTCGCCGAGCACGCCCACGTCACGACCGGCGCGGCGACCGGCATCCTCAACCGCCTGGAGCGCGCCGGTTTCATCACCCGCGTCCCCGACCCCACCGACCGCCGCCGCGTCCGCGTGGCCTCGGTACCGGACGCGGTGACCCGGGTCGTCGCCCTCTACGGCCCCTACTACGACCGCCTCAACGCCCAGTTCGCCGACTACTCCCCCGCCGAGATCGCCGTACTGAACGACTGGTTCACGCGGACGGCGACGCTCGCGCAGGACTACATCGAGGAACTCCGGGCGCGGGACGGGGGGTAA
- a CDS encoding GtrA family protein, with translation MKSLLSPKPGTATGTTPAAAAPGPFASFVRFVVCGGGVGVLSSAAVPMLAALMPWAAANALITIASTILCTELHALFTFGTGRRPGWREHWQSAGSATAAYAATSAAILILHTVQPSPGMLTEQIVYLSASGLAGIGRFLVLRLFVFTDRAPRTTAITIPVGPSAFSAAA, from the coding sequence ATGAAGTCGCTGCTCTCGCCGAAGCCGGGAACCGCGACCGGGACGACCCCCGCGGCCGCCGCGCCGGGCCCGTTCGCGTCCTTCGTCAGGTTCGTGGTGTGCGGCGGCGGGGTCGGGGTGCTGTCCAGCGCGGCGGTACCGATGCTGGCCGCGCTGATGCCGTGGGCGGCGGCGAACGCCCTGATCACGATCGCCTCGACGATCCTCTGCACCGAGCTGCACGCCCTGTTCACCTTCGGCACCGGCCGCCGCCCGGGCTGGCGCGAGCACTGGCAGTCGGCGGGTTCGGCCACGGCGGCCTACGCGGCGACGTCTGCGGCGATCCTGATCCTCCACACCGTCCAGCCCTCCCCGGGCATGCTCACCGAGCAGATCGTCTACCTCAGCGCCTCCGGCCTCGCGGGCATCGGCCGCTTCCTGGTCCTGCGCCTGTTCGTCTTCACGGACCGCGCCCCGCGCACGACCGCCATCACGATCCCGGTGGGCCCCTCCGCGTTCAGCGCGGCCGCGTAA
- a CDS encoding aminoglycoside phosphotransferase family protein → MVTHRQDHTAHWTRYFAERGHGQVQALAAGVEGAVYRLGDGTVGKVWSGRRPAGVELMRRVYADIAGHSASLPFATPEILGVEEHEGVLVTYERELGGVPLRADSAVVAPGPELAARETDALLTVLRGLAAVPGTEAMRRLTVQGDDRALWEGHSRFPDALADLVPRAVRRHGGLLAAQVPGLAGIVRGTVESLRALPDGGPVSVVHGDLVPPNVHVDGTGAPVAVLDFGFFTTAGDPAFEAAVAAAVWDMYGPYAERHTATLTRLFAEEFRYSPDTLVLYQRAYALATYDLFSSDGGDGHFRWCVGVLTRPR, encoded by the coding sequence ATGGTCACCCACCGCCAAGATCACACCGCCCACTGGACGCGGTACTTCGCCGAGCGCGGTCACGGACAGGTCCAGGCGCTCGCCGCGGGTGTCGAGGGTGCCGTCTACCGGCTCGGGGACGGGACCGTCGGGAAGGTGTGGAGCGGTCGGCGGCCGGCCGGGGTGGAGCTGATGCGGCGGGTGTACGCGGACATCGCCGGGCACTCGGCGTCGTTGCCCTTCGCCACGCCGGAGATTCTCGGCGTCGAGGAGCATGAGGGCGTACTGGTCACCTATGAACGGGAGTTGGGCGGTGTCCCACTGCGGGCCGACTCGGCGGTCGTGGCGCCGGGACCGGAGTTGGCCGCACGGGAGACCGATGCCCTGCTGACGGTGTTGCGCGGGCTGGCCGCCGTGCCCGGTACCGAGGCCATGCGGCGGCTCACCGTGCAGGGTGATGATCGGGCCCTCTGGGAGGGGCACTCCCGGTTTCCCGACGCGCTGGCCGACCTCGTCCCGCGTGCCGTTCGCCGGCATGGGGGTCTGCTCGCCGCTCAGGTTCCGGGGCTCGCGGGCATCGTGCGCGGGACGGTGGAATCCCTGCGGGCGCTTCCCGACGGTGGGCCGGTCAGTGTCGTGCATGGGGACCTCGTGCCGCCGAACGTCCACGTCGACGGTACCGGCGCCCCTGTGGCCGTACTCGACTTCGGGTTCTTCACGACCGCCGGGGACCCGGCCTTCGAGGCCGCCGTGGCAGCCGCCGTATGGGACATGTACGGGCCGTACGCGGAACGGCATACCGCCACGCTCACCCGGTTGTTCGCCGAGGAGTTCCGGTACTCGCCCGACACGCTCGTCCTTTATCAGCGGGCGTATGCGCTGGCGACCTACGACCTGTTCTCGTCGGACGGTGGGGACGGGCATTTCCGTTGGTGCGTGGGGGTGCTTACGCGGCCGCGCTGA
- a CDS encoding AraC family transcriptional regulator — protein sequence MDVLHDRLARARASGAVFARTVAEPPWGLRLAGSIQLAVHTVVRGRGWLWLDDPGGAVELVPGEVTLVRGGPDHHIGHEPGAECLEPEEFRNRHARDGSSEDPRATVFLCGAYRFSGDIGAGLLEALPQVLTLSAAVGDPLRDVIGLLSHELATPAPGEPGGPTVLDRLLDVLLVLAIRNDFRRSPNAPRWYRACADPRLNAALQAVHENAGHSWTVPELAAISGLSRAAFARTFRDALGQTPMQYLTDWRMALARDHLRTGDLTLTAIAHAVGYTSPYAFAAAFTRNHGEPPGSWRQRESHPGKDATLRASHR from the coding sequence GTGGACGTACTGCACGACCGCCTCGCGCGGGCCCGCGCCTCCGGTGCCGTTTTCGCGCGGACGGTGGCCGAACCGCCGTGGGGACTGCGGCTGGCCGGGTCGATCCAGCTGGCCGTGCACACCGTCGTACGGGGGCGGGGCTGGCTGTGGCTGGACGACCCCGGCGGCGCGGTGGAACTCGTGCCGGGTGAGGTGACGCTCGTGCGGGGTGGCCCCGATCACCACATCGGGCACGAGCCGGGTGCGGAGTGCCTGGAGCCGGAGGAGTTCCGGAACAGGCATGCGCGGGACGGGAGTTCGGAGGATCCGCGGGCGACGGTGTTCCTGTGCGGCGCGTACCGGTTCTCGGGGGACATCGGTGCCGGGCTGCTGGAGGCGCTGCCGCAGGTGCTGACGCTGTCGGCGGCGGTGGGGGATCCGTTGCGGGACGTGATCGGGCTGCTGTCCCACGAGTTGGCGACTCCGGCGCCGGGCGAACCGGGCGGGCCCACGGTCCTGGACCGGCTCCTGGACGTCCTCCTGGTGCTCGCCATCCGCAACGACTTCCGACGCAGCCCCAACGCGCCCCGCTGGTACCGGGCTTGTGCGGATCCCCGCCTGAACGCGGCACTCCAGGCCGTCCACGAGAACGCCGGCCACTCCTGGACGGTGCCCGAACTCGCCGCGATCAGCGGGCTGTCGAGGGCGGCGTTCGCCCGCACCTTCCGCGACGCCCTGGGCCAGACCCCGATGCAGTACCTGACCGACTGGCGGATGGCGTTGGCCCGCGACCACCTCCGCACCGGCGACCTCACCCTCACGGCCATCGCCCACGCCGTCGGTTACACCTCGCCGTACGCCTTCGCGGCGGCCTTCACCCGCAACCATGGGGAGCCGCCGGGGAGTTGGCGCCAACGGGAGTCACACCCGGGGAAGGACGCCACCCTCAGGGCGTCGCACCGATGA
- a CDS encoding NmrA family NAD(P)-binding protein, with protein MARQLPERGLPARTAARHGADVLFDWDAPATHPAALDGVDRLYLVTPVLRISYADQVAAFLDLAVAAGVRHVTYLSTYGGQLAPPDVDIRAVEEDLAARDTLTHAILRPAWVMQNFSDAHLPVVDGVITVPTGGRTEAFVDAGDIAAVAVETLLDPEGHHGARYAPTGPQALTVAEVADAIAAVSGRPVRHQDIDPEVWIGGAVAAGVVPADYAVMLRWLTGAIVSGNGSTPNDDIEKVTGRAPTAFADFARRDAGAWASPAVVK; from the coding sequence GTGGCCCGGCAGCTCCCCGAACGAGGACTGCCCGCCCGCACCGCCGCCCGCCACGGCGCCGACGTCCTCTTCGACTGGGACGCCCCGGCCACCCACCCCGCCGCCCTCGACGGCGTCGACCGCCTCTACCTCGTCACCCCCGTCCTGCGGATCTCCTACGCCGACCAGGTGGCCGCGTTCCTCGACCTCGCCGTGGCCGCGGGGGTACGTCACGTCACCTACCTGAGCACCTACGGCGGCCAACTGGCGCCCCCGGACGTCGACATCAGGGCCGTAGAGGAGGATCTCGCCGCCCGGGACACCCTCACGCACGCGATCCTGCGGCCCGCGTGGGTGATGCAGAACTTCAGCGACGCGCACCTGCCGGTCGTCGACGGTGTGATCACGGTGCCGACGGGCGGCCGTACGGAGGCCTTCGTCGACGCGGGCGACATCGCCGCCGTCGCGGTGGAGACGCTGCTCGACCCCGAGGGGCATCACGGGGCTCGGTACGCGCCGACCGGTCCGCAGGCGCTCACCGTCGCCGAGGTCGCCGACGCCATCGCCGCCGTGAGCGGCCGGCCTGTGCGGCATCAGGACATCGACCCGGAGGTGTGGATCGGGGGTGCGGTCGCGGCCGGGGTCGTCCCCGCCGACTACGCGGTGATGCTGCGCTGGCTGACCGGGGCGATCGTCTCCGGGAACGGTTCCACGCCCAACGACGACATCGAGAAGGTCACCGGCCGGGCACCGACCGCCTTCGCCGACTTCGCGCGGCGCGACGCCGGTGCCTGGGCATCCCCGGCGGTGGTGAAGTGA
- a CDS encoding nuclear transport factor 2 family protein, producing MTEDMGEFAALDPFFRIVQEGLAGLVDGDHFFELLAEDVVVEYVVSVPGYPRRVEGRGAVADLYRGYGEVMLLHSADGLAVHRDPRTSVVVLEYAVHGRAVRTGRAYDNHFVSVLTVKDRKVTHWHDYLDPVAVFRATGWPAEDR from the coding sequence GTGACCGAGGACATGGGCGAGTTCGCGGCGCTCGACCCGTTCTTCCGGATCGTCCAGGAAGGGCTCGCGGGGCTCGTCGACGGCGATCACTTCTTCGAGCTGCTGGCCGAGGACGTGGTCGTCGAGTACGTCGTGTCCGTGCCCGGCTACCCGCGCCGGGTCGAGGGACGCGGGGCGGTGGCGGACCTGTATCGCGGCTACGGCGAGGTCATGCTGCTGCACAGCGCGGACGGACTGGCCGTCCACCGGGACCCCCGGACGTCCGTGGTCGTCCTCGAGTACGCGGTGCACGGACGGGCTGTCCGCACCGGGCGGGCCTACGACAACCACTTCGTCTCCGTGCTCACCGTCAAGGACCGGAAGGTGACGCACTGGCACGACTATCTGGACCCCGTCGCCGTGTTCCGGGCCACGGGGTGGCCGGCCGAGGATCGCTGA
- a CDS encoding SSI family serine proteinase inhibitor: MSQVSRLHRPLSPLSPLRLLVIAAASAATAGSLAAVPATASPGTLRTLAPPPVRDEDRSGGDHLTVTVRHTGGSADGTHDLYCHPGGGTHPDVTGACEAVGRNTQWGKDPFAPVPPDSMCTMIYGGPATAHVTGTWAGRPVDATYDRGNGCEISRWNAMVPLLPDLGAGR, from the coding sequence ATGTCCCAGGTCAGCCGTCTCCACCGCCCGCTCAGTCCGCTCAGCCCACTCCGTCTCCTCGTGATCGCCGCCGCGTCCGCCGCCACCGCCGGCTCGCTGGCCGCCGTGCCCGCCACCGCGTCCCCCGGCACCCTCCGCACCCTCGCGCCACCGCCCGTCCGCGACGAGGACCGCTCCGGCGGCGACCACCTCACCGTCACCGTCCGGCACACGGGCGGCTCGGCCGACGGCACGCACGACCTGTACTGCCACCCCGGCGGCGGCACCCACCCGGACGTGACCGGCGCCTGCGAGGCCGTCGGCCGCAACACCCAGTGGGGAAAGGACCCCTTCGCCCCGGTCCCCCCGGACAGCATGTGCACGATGATCTACGGCGGCCCCGCCACCGCCCATGTCACCGGCACCTGGGCCGGCCGCCCGGTCGACGCGACGTACGACCGGGGCAACGGCTGCGAGATCTCCCGCTGGAACGCGATGGTCCCGCTGCTGCCCGACCTCGGCGCCGGACGCTAG